The region GACACGCTGGTCCGCCTGAAGCGCGAGCAGACGGTGTCCAGGACGCTGCGACGTCTCCCCGTGCCCGAGGGCATGACGGTACCGCTGGGCTGCGACGCGGTCGCGGTGCCCGCCCGGTTCGGGCCCCTGCTGATGACCCGGCTGCCCCGGGTGGGCTGTGTGTACGCCGACGGGGCGCACTGGTGGTGGCTCGTGCCCTCCGAGTCCGATGTGGCCCTGGACTGGCCCGCGCCCGCCCACTACGCCGCCGGGGCGGTCGTACCGGACACCCCGCACGCCCCCGGCCTCATCCACAAGCCGGCCGGCACCCTTCCGTACACCCCGCCGATCCCCCTCTATCTGGCCCTGTGCCGCGTCACCGGTACGACACCCGTCTGGTCGCGTCCGATCAGCGCGTGATCCTCCCGTAAGGGGGCTGGCGGGTGTGTCCGAAGTGCGCCGGTCGCCACCCGTACTCCGCCATCACCACGAGTGGAGTGCCTTGTTCCTGGGGAGGGCACCGTTCATCCGTTCCCGGGGAGGCCGATGGTGGGGATATCCACAGGGAAAGCGCGCAAGAAGAAACGCGACGACGACAAACCGGCGCCGTCCGCCTCCGAACACCTGCTCTTCGGCGGCCCCTTGCGCTACGACATGGGCTGGTCGCAACACTCCGACGCGTTCCTCGAGTTGAACTTCCGCGCGATGGTGACGCGGCTGCCGTCCCTGCTCGCGTCGAGTTTCCGGCTCGCCTGGACCGCGGACCGCCGCGCCGCCCGGATCGTGGTGTCCGCCGAACTGGCCCGGGGCGCGGCGCAGGCGGTGAGTCTGCTGGCCGTCAACATCGTGCTGGGCCGGCTGATGACGAGCGGCTCCGTCGGGGACCGGCTGCACGGCGCGGTCCCGGCGCTGGTCACGGTCGCCGCCGTCATGCTGCTCGGCGCGCTGCTGCGGGCGGCCTCGACGTATGCCACCGGGCGCCTGGAACCCAAGGTGGAACGCGTCGCCACCGAGCTGTACCTGGAGCGGGCCGCGGCCGTCGAACTGTCCGCGATCGAGGACGACGCCTTCCACAAGCTGCTGGACACCGCGCAGTACGGTGCCTCCTCGGCCCGCCGCATGATCGCGATCGCCACCCGCGTGGTGAACGCGATGATCTCGCTCATCGCGGCCGCGGGCGTGCTGACCGTGCTGCATCCGGCCCTGCTGCCGCTGCTCGTGACGATGACCCTGCCGAGTGCCTGGAGTTCCCTGACGATCGCCCGGCGCCGCTACGAGTCCTTCCACACCTGGGTGCAGCACGCCCGTGCCGGGCACCTGATCAGCAGTCTGCTCACCGAGCCCGCCGCGGCCCCGGAGATCCGCGTGCACGGCGTCGGCCCGTTCCTGCTGCGTCACTTCCGCTCGATGTCGGAGACCGCCGAGGCGGAACAGGCCCGCCTGGCCCGCCTGTCCGCCCGCACCGGCCTGGTCGCGGCGGGCTGGACGGGCATCGCCACCGTGGCGACGTACGCGACGCTCGGCGGACTGCTGCTCGCCGGTGCGATGGCACTCTCCGTCGCCGGTACGGCCGTGATCGCGATCCGTACCGGCTCCGCGAGCCTCGACACGCTCGTCCTGGAGGTCAACTCCCTCCATGAGGAAGCCCTGTTCGTGGGCGATCTGCAGCGCCTGTACGTGGAGGCGGCCGAGCGCGCGATCCCGGTGGGCGGCGAGCCGCTCCCCGACGATCCGAGCGAGATCCGCTTCGAGAACGTCACGTTCACCTATCCGGGCGCCTCGACCCGACCGGCGCTCGCGGACGTCACCCTGCGTCTGCCGCTCGGCAAGATCGTGGCGCTCGTCGGTGAGAACGGCTCGGGCAAGACGACCCTGGTGAAGCTGCTCGCGGGCCTGTACGCGCCCGAGCGGGGCCGGATCCTGTGGGACGGCGTCGACGCGGCGACGGCGGACCGGCAGCAACTCGCCGAACGTATCGCGATGGTGGCGCAGGACTTCAAACGCTGGCCGTTCACGGCCCGCGTCAACGTGGCGGTCGGCCGCGCCTCGGCGCCGCTGACGGACGAGCGTGTCACCTCGTCGGTGGCGGAGGCCGGGGCCGAGGACGTGGTCGCCGACCTGCCTCGCGGCCTGGACACGCTGCTCGCCCGCGGGTTCAGCGGTGGGCACGAGCTGTCGGGCGGGCAGTGGCAGCGGCTGGGCATCGCACGGGCCGCGTACCGCCGTGGTCGCATCCTGATCGTGGACGAGCCGACCGCGGCGCTCGACGCCCGGGCCGAGCTGGAGGTCTTCGACAAGATCAGGGCCCTGGCGGGCAGTGGCCAGACGGTCGTCCTCATCACCCACCGGCTGGCCTCGGTCCGCCACGCCGATCTGGTGCATGTCCTCGAACAGGGCCGCCTGGTG is a window of Streptomyces sp. NBC_00271 DNA encoding:
- a CDS encoding ABC transporter ATP-binding protein, encoding MVGISTGKARKKKRDDDKPAPSASEHLLFGGPLRYDMGWSQHSDAFLELNFRAMVTRLPSLLASSFRLAWTADRRAARIVVSAELARGAAQAVSLLAVNIVLGRLMTSGSVGDRLHGAVPALVTVAAVMLLGALLRAASTYATGRLEPKVERVATELYLERAAAVELSAIEDDAFHKLLDTAQYGASSARRMIAIATRVVNAMISLIAAAGVLTVLHPALLPLLVTMTLPSAWSSLTIARRRYESFHTWVQHARAGHLISSLLTEPAAAPEIRVHGVGPFLLRHFRSMSETAEAEQARLARLSARTGLVAAGWTGIATVATYATLGGLLLAGAMALSVAGTAVIAIRTGSASLDTLVLEVNSLHEEALFVGDLQRLYVEAAERAIPVGGEPLPDDPSEIRFENVTFTYPGASTRPALADVTLRLPLGKIVALVGENGSGKTTLVKLLAGLYAPERGRILWDGVDAATADRQQLAERIAMVAQDFKRWPFTARVNVAVGRASAPLTDERVTSSVAEAGAEDVVADLPRGLDTLLARGFSGGHELSGGQWQRLGIARAAYRRGRILIVDEPTAALDARAELEVFDKIRALAGSGQTVVLITHRLASVRHADLVHVLEQGRLVESGSPDELLAKGGVYAELYSLQAEQFTTKVPTKIPTDAPTKVPAPKVPAPKVG